The following proteins are encoded in a genomic region of Zea mays cultivar B73 chromosome 9, Zm-B73-REFERENCE-NAM-5.0, whole genome shotgun sequence:
- the LOC103638293 gene encoding C2 and GRAM domain-containing protein At1g03370 → MRLVVRVIEARGLPPTDADGTREPYAKAQLGKQRAKTKVMRKTLCPVWDEEFTFRVGDLSDNLLVSVLDEDRYFADDVLGQVKVPLTAVLDADNRTLGMQWYQLQPKSKKSKLKDCGEIHLSVSLAQNYSDETTAHWASDDHDLASNSDKSTELVKGSSFSNIPIEVRTQVSEVDETEVAKEDKSNAAPSFVNKLYQMFNSKPKDAEASAPSSSKLNDASDITEEMLSTNSEAPDKQDLDASASMSFDELLKAFGSRGEGKEMPENLSGGVVLDQVYAVAPSDLNTLLFSPSSDFLQSLAEIQGTTGLEIQQWRLENDGEILRRVVSYTKAPTKLVKAVKATEDMTYLKADREMFAVLADVSTPDVPFGNTFRVEVLTCIIPGPELPDDEKSSRLMVSWRINFVQSTMMKSMVENGAKQGLKDNYVQFSELLAKNFRPVDAKDTTYSNEVLSSVQPEQESDWKLAFRVFGNFTLFSSVFAFVYVSAHIFLTSPSIIQGLEFPGLDLPDSVGEVVVCGVLILQGQRVLNMVARFIQAKRQRGDHGVKAQGDGWLLTVALMEGTNMAATKSSDYSDPYVVFTCNGKTKTSSIKFHTLEPQWNEIFEFDAMEDPPSVMEIHVYDFDGPFDKVASLGHTEVNFLKYNNISKLADIWIPLKGKLAQACQSKLHLRIFLNNTRGTEVVKDYLDKMEKEVGKKIAMRSPHTNLAFQKIFSLPPEEFLINYFTCHLKRKMLTQGRLFLSPRIFGFYTNIFGHKTKFFLLWEDIEDILLVPATLSLMGSPSLVIILRKGRGMDAKHGAKQLDSQGRLNFHFQSFVSFNVAHKTITALWKARSLTPEQKVELVEEESETEEFQNVEGESFLGIEDAQMSGVFSSTKPFDVTTLMGIFEGGPLECRVMEKVGCMDYSVTAWEPVRADIYQRQVHYKFDKKSVRHGGEAMSTQQKSPLPNKNGWLVEEVMTLEGIPVGECFNLHIRYQLENNVSKQKTCTIQVSIGIVWLKNCKNRKKITHDIATNASSRLKKIFSQFEKEPIPAK, encoded by the exons ATGAGGCTGGTGGTGCGCGTCATCGAGGCGCGGGGCCTCCCGCCCACGGACGCCGACGGGACACGGGAGCCCTACGCCAAGGCGCAGCTCGGGAAGCAGCGGGCCAAGACCAAGGTGATGCGCAAGACGCTCTGCCCCGTCTGGGACGAGGAGTTCACCTTCCGGGTAGGGGACCTCAGTGACAACCTCCTCGTCTCCGTGCTCGACGAGGACCGCTATTTCGCCGACGACGTCCTCGGCCAGGTCAAGGTGCCCCTCACCGCCGTGCTCGACGCCGACAACCGCACGCTCGGGATGCAGTGGTACCAGCTGCAGCCCAAGAGCAAGAAGTCCAAGCTCAAGGATTGCG GAGAGATTCATCTCAGCGTTTCTCTGGCTCAAAACTACTCCGACGAGACAACGGCACATTGGGCCTCAGATGACCATGACCTTGCATCGAATTCAGACAAATCAACTGAACTGGTGAAAGGATCTTCTTTCTCAAATATTCCTATAGAGGTACGCACACAAGTATCAGAGGTCGATGAGACAGAAGTTGCCAAGGAGGATAAATCAAACGCTGCCCCATCATTTGTCAACAAGCTATATCAAATGTTTAATAGTAAACCAAAAGATGCAGAAGCTTCTGCTCCATCTTCCTCCAAGTTGAACGACGCTTCAGATATTACCGAAGAAATGCTGTCAACCAACTCTGAAGCTCCTGATAAGCAGGATCTTGATGCCAGTGCATCTATGTCCTTCGATGAGCTACTGAAGGCCTTTGGTTCTCGAGGTGAAGGGAAAGAAATGCCTGAAAATTTGTCAGGTGGAGTTGTTCTTGATCAAGTTTATGCTGTTGCACCGAGTGATTTGAACACACTTCTTTTCTCTCCAAGTTCAGACTTTCTGCAATCACTTGCAGAGATTCAAGGAACTACAGGTCTTGAAATTCAACAGTGGCGACTTGAAAATGACGGTGAAATCCTGAGGAGGGTGGTAAGCTACACAAAAGCTCCTACCAAACTAGTTAAGGCTGTGAAAGCAACAGAAGACATGACATATTTGAAGGCAGACAGAGAGATGTTTGCAGTTTTAGCAGATGTTAGTACTCCTGACGTTCCTTTTGGCAATACTTTCAGAGTTGAGGTTTTGACCTGTATAATACCAGGACCTGAACTACCAGATGACGAAAAATCTTCACGACTTATGGTCTCTTGGCGCATAAATTTTGTCCAAAGCACCATGATGAAGAGCATGGTTGAAAATGGAGCAAAACAAGGCTTAAAGGATAACTATGTTCAATTCTCTGAGCTGCTGGCTAAAAATTTTAGGCCAGTTGATGCAAAAGATACAACATACAGTAATGAAGTCCTTTCTTCTGTGCAACCAGAGCAAGAATCTGACTGGAAGCTAGCGTTTCGAGTATTTGGAAATTTCACACTTTTTTCCTCAGTTTTTGCATTTGTTTATGTTTCTGCACACATCTTCCTTACAAGCCCTAGTATAATTCAAGGTCTTGAGTTCCCGGGCCTGGACTTGCCGGATTCTGTTGGTGAAGTTGTAGTTTGTGGAGTTCTTATTCTACAAGGACAGCGTGTGCTAAATATGGTTGCACGATTCATCCAGGCGAAGAGGCAGAGAG GTGATCATGGAGTTAAAGCACAAGGGGATGGCTGGTTATTGACTGTTGCTCTCATGGAGGGAACTAACATGGCAGCAACCAAATCATCTGATTACTCTGATCCATATGTTGTATTTACATGCAATGGGAAGACAAAGACAAGTTCGATTAAGTTTCACACCCTCGAGCCTCAGTGGAATG AAATTTTTGAGTTTGACGCCATGGAAGATCCTCCATCAGTGATGGAAATACATGTGTATGATTTCGATGGACCGTTCGACAAAGTTGCCTCCCTTGGTCATACTGAAGTGAATTTCTTGAAATATAATAATATATCCAAGCTTGCTGACATTTGGATTCCTCTGAAAGGAAAGCTTGCTCAAGCATGTCAGTCAAAATTGCATCTAAGAATTTTCTTAAACAATACAAGGGGTACTGAAGTAGTGAAGGATTACCTGGACAAAATGGAGAAAGAAGTTGGCAAAAAG ATTGCTATGAGGTCCCCACACACAAACTTAGCATTCCAGAAAATATTTTCTTTGCCACCAGAAGAATTTCTTATCAATTATTTTACTTGTCACTTAAAGAGGAAAATGCTAACACAG GGTCGTCTTTTTCTATCTCCAAGAATATTTGGGTTTTACACAAATATTTTTGGCCACAAAACAAAATTCTTCTTACTTTGGGAAGATATTGAAGACATTTTACTGGTCCCTGCAACCCTATCCTTAATGGGAAGTCCATCTCTGGTGATTATTCTTCGAAAGGGCAGAGGAATGGATGCAAAGCATGGCGCAAAGCAACTGGACAGTCAAGGGAGACTAaacttccatttccaatcttttgTCTCATTCAATGTGGCACATAA AACAATAACGGCACTGTGGAAGGCAAGGTCCTTGACCCCTGAACAAAAGGTAGAGCTTGTAGAAGAGGAATCAGAAACAGAAGAGTTCCAAAACGTGGAAGGAGAATCTTTCTTAGGGATAGAGGATGCCCAAATGTCAGGAGTGTTCTCATCCACAAAACCTTTTGAT GTAACAACACTCATGGGCATATTTGAGGGTGGTCCTTTGGAGTGCCGGGTGATGGAGAAAGTTGGCTGTATGGACTACTCTGTTACAGCATGGGAACCTGTCAGAGCTGATATTTACCAGAGGCAAGTTCATTATAAATTTGACAAGAAATCAGTACGGCATGGAGGAGAAGCGATGAGCACTCAGCAGAAGTCCCCTTTGCCTAATAAGAATGGCTGGCTTGTTGAAGAAGTGATGACGCTTGAAGGTATCCCTGTTGGTGAATGTTTCAAT CTCCATATTCGATACCAACTAGAGAACAATGTATCCAAGCAGAAGACTTGCACTATCCAGGTATCTATTGGCATAGTATGGTTAAAGAACTGCAAGAACCGAAAAAAGATCACGCATGATATAGCAACCAATGCATCTTCTCGCCTGAAGAAGATATTCAGCCAATTTGAGAAGGAACCTATACCAGCAAAGTAG